The following is a genomic window from Solanum lycopersicum chromosome 6, SLM_r2.1.
GAAAATCAAGATCACATGGAGTCAAAGGGTGCTGCAAATTAAACCCAAAATAGGCTGAAATTCATGCCCAAAACATCCTAAATTCGGGCTTGTGTTTTTGGAGCAAAAAAAAAGGCATttttaccttctttttttttttgattgtttGGCAGAAAGTGTGACATAAAATTTTCACTTGTTTTCCTAGTTTAAAGTTTTCTAGTTAGGttttactattaattattttcattaaaattgaccaaattttatagttttattctGATAGACCAAATTTGATAGTTTTCATCAATGGAAAACTTTTGGggtattagaaagaaaaaaaagcacGAGTTGAAAATAGTAGCCCTGACGGGTAGGATAGCCCTCATGGGTTAAAAATGGTAATATGGTATTGTAGTTCTTTGAAAGATTTCACGGATCAATtaagctctgataccacttttggtgtttgtttttaaaaaatcgaCAACAAAAGAATTGAATTGAAAGAATTGAATTGAAATGGCTTTCAATAGTTTAATTGAGCATTGAGGGGCTTtaaatagcaaacataaaaaacataatctgcataatttgaattttaaaacaaCCTAAAATATCTCAACAATTCAAACAACCTAActaaaattcaatattcaaattcatcttaaactaaacaatttattttactaaaagtTACTACATTAACTAAAAGCAAACTTCAACAGGTTTATTTTGCTTAGTACAATACCTGTGAGCGTATGGAGTTCAGTAATGATGTTTCCTTTAGCATCAATTCTTTTATCCCCAACAATGTATTGTAAGTAGCATAGTATTTACGGGTTTGACGATCCTTGCCCTGCATGACTCATTGTAGAGGTTAACAGAGTGATTAAAAaggaagtaaaaaaatatttgtaataagaaaatatatgctCCTAGGCACAGGTCCCAAGAACCCTCTCTCTCCTAATTCTTAGGAGAAAAAAACCACTTTTTCTGGCAGTAAAACCTGCCGGAATCCTTCCTTTCTTTTGCCTCTAACACAAGCTATCACTATTTGTGTTAGCTTTATCCTCTCTTCATTTCTTTCCAGAACTGATCACGCGGGAAAACAGAATATACTTCAATGCAAGGCACAAGTCTTTTAACATTACAAGGTGGATAGCCAACAACTCGGTGTGGTACGAATGGGTGTAAAGAAGTTGCAGGCTCATGAGAAGATCTGAGATGAGCAGTAAGACCATGGAGTGGATCTACGTCACTCTAGAGGAAGCATCTAGAGATTAAAATAACAGTCAGAAGATGGGTTCACATATGACATTACAATATGGGTCGAGTGGAAATCTCGTCGGAACTCAAGAGAAAATCAGTTAAAGAAGAAGATTATTTGAATTACTCTTAAATGTGGCTAGAGTGGAAGACTAGAAGTGACTCATCTGCAATATGCTGATGATACACTCATCTTTTGTGGGACTGAAGAAGGTCAACTCAAGCATCTGAGGGTGATCCTGATTCTGTTTGAAGGGATTCCGGGGCTACATATCAATTGTAGAACGAGTTCTCTGTATCCTACAAATGATGTAGCTAACATGGAGGCTCTGAATATAATACTGGGTGGCCAGGTGGGATTCCTTCCTACCACGTACTTGGGGATGCCTTTTGGGAATCATTCGAGATTTGGAATACAGTGATTGGAAAATGAGAGAAGAAATTGGCCGGATGGAAGGGGCAATACTTGTCTCTTGGAGGCAGGGTCACATTAATCAACTCTGTTCTAGATTCCAACCTACATGATGTCACTATTTCCAACCCTGGCAAGGATAAGCAATAGATTGGACAGAATCCGAATGAAGTTCCTATATGGcaggaaaacaaagaaagaaaatgatataATCTAGGAAGGAAGTTCCTATGGCAGcgaaattaagaaagaaaatggtATGATCTAGTTAAATGGAAAGAGGTGATTGTAGAAAAGAGATATGGGGAAATAAGAATAAACAACTTGAAAAACTATAAAAGGACCTTAGAACGAAGTGGCTCTGAAGGTATGCAAATGACAAGTCGCACTTAGAAGCAAAATATGAGGAGGATAGTTGGATAACAGAGGAAGTTACTGGACCATATGGAGTGAACCAACGGAGGCCTATCAGAACTCTATGGAATGAACTTAAGATAAACACCAAGATCAAAGTGACCAACAAGGGGAAAGACAAGGTTTTGGAAATAGAAATGGCATGAGGCAGGCATCCTAGAAAACCTTTTTTTAGACATGCACAACATAGCAATACAACAACACAGTACCATAGCAGAAATTTGGACACAAAGGATGGGACATCACCTTCAGGAGACAAATTAATAGTTGAAAAATTGTAAGAGTGGCAGAGTTTTTCAACATAATTGGCCGGTTCAGTGGGACACAAGAGGGGGAAGATGAGCTATGGTGGCAGGGCTTTGGGAAAGGCACATTCAAGGTTGGCAAAGCATACAAGAAATTTTCCCAATCAACAGCTTATCAACTGGCCATGGAAGAATATCTGGAGGGTCAAATTCCTAATAAGGTTGTCTATTTCTTCTGGCTCTTATCCAAAGAGACATTGCTTTCACAGGATAACTCAATGAAAAGGAGATAACATTATGCGGTTATGCcctatatgtttattttatccGGAGAAGGCGGAAATCGTAAACCAACTCTTTTTGCACTGAAAGTTTACAGGACAACTATGGAGGTTGTTTCTAAACTTGAGAGATTTATCTAGGTCCAATGCCAGGAAAGATCACAGACACTTCAAAGCTGGGAAGAGATAGGGGTACTGGCCAAAAGCAGAAGCAGGTGGAGAAACGTACTAGCCAATAGATGGTAGACTATATGGAGGAAAGAAATGCTAGGTGTTTTGAGAacatagaaaatagtatatatcagatcagGTTGAATTATATCTTGATTCTGTGTTTTTGGTGTAATCAGATTTGGTCTATTATCATATCTCTATTATTGATGTTCTAAATTCATTGTAGACATAGGATCATAGGATTTTGTAAATATGGTTGTAGTTCAATCCATGTACTACTCTTTACttgtatattaaatataaatttgccagtttcaaaaaaataaaaattgattgacAAGGACCTGAAATGTGAGGTATGGTCTAATGAAGATTTATGCCACTGTCTATGGTTGTACCTGGATATGAGTGTAAAGTTCTGACAATCGGAGTTCATACCTGCGGAAGAAAAGCTCTGTCATAAGTATGAGTACAAGGCATTAATAAATCTgaccacattcatggctaataATAAGCAAACCAACACAGAAATCCTCTcaagtttataaatatttaatacaaGAGATATTGGGACCTTAGGATCAATATAGTGAAGAAGTCGTGTAGGCTGTGAAATAGCATCTTTTCATGCTTCGGGAAAAACATCACCTAAATGAGTAACAAAACCTAGAAACAATGGAGTGTTATTCTCTCTATGGGCTCAAACAATCTCCAAGAGCTTTGTTTAAGAGTTTACTTGGTTTGTAAAAAACAAAGGTATCATACTTACAGGAGATGACTTTCCTGAAATAAAGCCATACCATGTTCATTTGATACTCTCTTGAGGGAAAGACAACTATCGTAATAGTGTATGCCGATGATATCATACTTACAGGAGATGACTTTCCTgaaataaagaatttaaaaaaacaattcgCCTCACAGTTCGAGACCAAAGATTTGGGTCAGTTTAAAAAATTCCTTGGCATGAAAGTAGCAAGATCAAAAGAAGGCATTAAGGTTTCACAAAGGAAGAATCAACTAGATATTCTAAAAGAGATAGGTATGAGTGGTTGTCGTTCAGCTAAAATACCTATTGATCCGAATATAAAATTCAgaaatgaagaaggaaattcAATTGACCAAAGTCAATATCAGAGGCTAGTTGGGAAGTTGATCTACTTATCACACACTCGACCTGATATGACTTTTGTTGTAAGCTTAGTGAGTCAAATTTATGCACTCTCTGAAGGAGGATCACCAAGAAGCGGTCTACATGATtctaagatatttgaaaagCTCGCCATGGAAAGGATTGTTTTGCAAAAATTGTCAAGATAAGGACATTGAAGGCCTTTAGAGATGCAGATTGGGCCGTAGCAGTGCTGAAGTTGAACGATTGATGGCCCATGGGATCTGTGAAATGATTTGGCTCAAGAAGATGATGGAAGAACTAAAAATAGTGTTTGTGTTATCAATGAAGTTGTACTGTGACAATAAAGTCGCCATAAGTATTGCTCTCAATTCGGTTCAACATGACAGAATAAAGCATGATGAAGTGGATAGACACTTCATaaaaagaaagatgaagaaggaaatGTGTGCATGCCTTTTGTCCCAAATCAGGAAATTGCAGATATTTTCACAAAAGGCTTGTTTAAACCAAAGTAGGAAATTCTTGTAAGCAAGTTCGGCATGAATATTTACATGccaacttgagggggagtgCTGATTTGTAAATCTAAATGTGATCAGATATGATTTTGAAAGATTTAAATTGATCTAATAAAATCATATCTGATATGCTATTAAATAGGTTAGGATATTAGATGAAATAAAATcatcccttgattctcaaatcTCCTTGAATCAAGGGATCTGATagctagttagtttattttccTATGCTATAAATGTGTATGTCTATGGATGGATAATATTGTACAACTTTGGTACCAACACTTACAAAAAGCTCAAATATACATATGCTATATAATATTTCTAGGATTCTAACATTCATTAATACTCAAATTCTCTCTTTCTGTCAAAAAGCGAGTTGTTGAACCTTTATTTGTTACTGTTAAAGTTCCACGCCGGTTAAATCAGTTGTATTTTGTTTTGGGTCAATCCTCATCACttgagctaacttttggggtCGTAACATTCCCAATGTGCATTTTCCTAACGTGATATTAAAACTAGACCCGTCTCTGATGTTGGGTTACCCAACATTGGACCACTTTGTTACATTACTACAAGCTTCAAATGATTAGTCAAGTCCATAAGGAAATCCAAAATCTGTAGGTGTATGTTTTGTTGCCTCCTTGTAAGATATTGTGAAATTCTCACACCCCTATTATGcttcataaaaatattgagagaTATTTCAATCAATACTTTTTGTTGGCCCATTATTAAAAACACCAACAGTGGTATCAAGAGCTTTAATGATCTTACGTGATCTGTGAGTTCTTCCAAAGAACTATCATATCATTTTTAACTCGTGAGGTCCACTTTTAACCGGCAAGGGCTATTTTTCAATCAATTATACAACACCAGGGTTATTTTCAACTCATgcttttttcaaaacaaaagtTTTGGGTTAACTCAtgcttttttcaaaaaaaaaagtttttctcaACCAAATTATAACCTAAGATCATACTTTAAAGCCTATGATCTATGGAAGTTGTAACGGAAGATATACCCTTACAATCTCTCCCTACAAATCCTATcctttatcaaattaaatgtcatttgaatgaaaaaaacaaataattcaaaaacaaaattgtaattcaaaatttagttgcgaattaaattttttcttaagtCATTGATTGTGAGACGGCAAAAGAAGCTtgggaatttttttaaaaatatatatataaaggaagTGATCAAATCGAACAAAtgcaaattttgaatttggaaaGGGATTTTGAATCTCTTAGGATGCAAGAggataaaaaaatgttaagtatTCTAACAAGATTTCTTTGATTGTTAATAAGATCAGGTGGATTGGCgagaatttcaaaaatgacagaaaagtAGAAAATATTCTTGCGGCAAATTTCAGAGAGCATCAGTCTAAAATTTCTTCTCTGGAAGAATCTAAAGATCTCTCTACTATCACTGTTGAAGAACTAATAAATTCTCTTCAAGCACAAGAGCAAAGAAGAGCATTTAGACAAGATAATGCTATTGAGGGTGctttttatgtataaaactAGAAAAGGAAAAGGTAATTATCCTCTTTGcaaatactacaaaaaaaacACTTGAAAATTTTTTGTTAGTGGAGACCTGAAGCAATATGTGGAAATTGCAAACAAGCCGGCCATATTTTAAAAGTGTGCAAGCTTAAAAACAATCCTCAAGCACAAGCAATAGAAGCAGAAAAAGAGGAGCAACTTTTTTAAATTGTAGTATCTAGGGGAAATGAGAAGTGTTGAATTTGCTTTTAGTTATTGCAAGTAAACTTTTAGCATAATAAGTTACCTAACTTTAGggtgaatttgaattttaaatatgtgTGTTGATTATGTAGCCTTTTAGATTTTTATAATGCAGATTTTCTGCTAATTATGTCATCAAGTTGGCTATTTAAAGCCCTATAAtgcttaataaaaatattgagagaTATTTCAATCAATACTTTTTGTTGCCCTGTTTTTAGAAACACCAACACAAACAGCCAAGAAACTATGAAGGCCATCAAACCTATAAtctattaaaatatatctaaagCCTACAAGCTAACATGCTCTTATGCAGTTTTTATCTCCAAATCATCATGGTGGGATGCTAAAGAATCAAATCCCGCCTCCTGCTAAGATATTCACAATAGTAAGACTCTGAAACTTGGACTTGGACAAAAGTCAAACATAAAATCCTCTAACTTTGTATACTGGTACTCTTTCACTAAATAAACTTGAAGCATCTATAAACTATAAAGTAGTTAGTTAGACAGCTTGTGTAGATTGTTTCATTAACAAACTAAAACCAGATAATTAACAGGTGAAAGCCAATTCCAGGGTTTTCTAAATCAATATCGTACTAATTGCTTTCATTCATCTCAGCTAAATGCTACCCTATTAATTCTAGAAGCAAACAACTCTTCACAAATGTAAGGGCTTACAAGATTTAGGCTAGGATGAAATGAGGTTTCATTGACAAATAATGAAAGCTTAAAGAGTTCAAGTACATTTAGATAAGGATACACTCTCACATAACCTTGCACCCAAGGAGAGTGACCTAATAGTCGACGTAGTAGATCAACAACCATTAGGTATCAGGTTCAAATCACAATGGAGGCAAAAACACAAAGTGATTCTTTCCATTTATCAAAAACTTGGTGGAAAGAGTAACCCAGTACCTATGATGATGGTAAGTAGACCAAGACATCAGTTATCAAAACAGAACAAAACAGAAAATTCCCCCATAATCCTTAGCTTGAATTTGCTCCAGATAAACGTTTCAGagagacataaatttttaattggtTTTCAATTCAATGAAACAATTCTACACCGATTCAAAACTCATGCTCTTTGTATACCGAACATATTTAAGAGGGATTTCCACATTCAGCACGTATCAGGATTATCATGCACAAAATGGAAAAGCACTAATAGAGGAACATACTGAATGAGTTCAGCTTGTGATGGCACATCATCGAGCTGTCGTTTAAATGACAGAGTGGACCTCAATTTAGCTGCAAGTtcctataaaagaaaaagaccTGTAATTCTAATATGACATACAACATCAAGGTGCAGTTTATTGGATAGCGGTGAACTTAGGTATAATGATGCTGTGTTTTAATTAGAAAGATGCTAATCTAAATCTTATCTTATCCAAAAACAAAGATGCTATAAATTAAGTAGAAAGATGCATATCATGTAAGTTGACTGGTGAAGCTACAAAAACTGATTGCATATCAAGGATGCTGTCAGAGTTGAATTAGAAATCCTGATGACTGTTAGCCTAAACATCTTTATGTAGAACTAATTATGGTCCATCGGCTATCTAACAAATAGTCCAAATTGCTGTCGACTTTCCTTGGATGATTAAAACTTGAAACACAAAAGCAATTAATGTGCAGAGCTTCCCACTCGACATTGTTTTCTTAAAGCCTGAAAAGAAGGTAATGCATCAACATGGGCTTTATCATGAGGTATGCCAGAAGTACAAAACAAGAAACCAAGATTCATGTTAAGGACTAGATCTGAAGAAGTCCTCTAGCCAAGCAGAGGACGAATACAAAGCTTTCCCTATGTACCGGACTAAAGAAATAACTCACAAGCAGCAAAGAAGAGTGTGGTCCTTTTTTTCTTTGGGTGTATATCCTAGGAAAATAACTCTGCATAACTTTCAAAAAATAGCTTCAACACAGACACAGTAAAAATTGGGGTGGCATACTGTTAAAGATCATTGCAGAATGCAAACTTATTAGTGGGGCAAAAAGACCATCGAGATGTAGGCCTATAAAATTCCTTAGAGTGTGGTAACTACACTTAATAATGAATTTACACAATGATATGAAAAGAGAAAGCATTACCATATTGTATGGCTTTATTTACTATTTGGAATTTGACAAGACGATTTCTATAATCCTTTTTTGTCTTCATTGGTCATTTATGTTGAACAATGACGGCAAGGAACACATAGCCTATCATATGCATCTTGTTAGATAGTTCGTATAATAATATACTTAAGGGGTTGATTGGTTGGTGGGTTGGGATAGGCAAGGATATCTCATGGGATTATTTGGCCACAATCTATATGGGATAACTTTTTCCACCATTTTATACTAAAATAGTGGGATTAAATAATCCTGGACTATATAATACACATTACCAAGCGCATGACAAAATAATCTCATGGATAAAATTCAGGATTATTTTATCATGTGTTTGGTTATCAGTATCAATTTATCCCGCAATTATTTCCCATCATTTGTACGAAAATAGTGGGATTAATTATCCCATATAAAAGGTGGGATAGATAATCCATGGGATATCTTGTCTATCCCATCCCTCAAACCAAACGACCTACGAGTCCCATATTGGAAGATAGGTATTGAGTATTGTGTAAAGTTTGTATATAAACAGGGTTCAATGCAAGAAAATTAATTCACGCATCTTAATGATATTTTCTCGGCTCACTATTATACACATGGTGTGTGGTGAAAAATATTCAGAAAAAGAGAATACAGTCAGCGAGCCTCAATTATTCGATGACTAGCTCAGAAGTTTTGCATCATCCTCTTCTTATTTAGGTTTTGTGTGAAAACCAACACTACCATAAAATTCATCATCGACCAGAGATCAAATCCCAATAAGACTTTCCGGCATCCAATCCTGCATGAGCCGCAGCATCTAGTCTTCATACGAAACAGTAAAGTCACACGCCGACGTGTGAGGTAGTTTCCCGGTATTTGTCAAGTTGGAGTCTTCTGTACAGTGGTCGCTTGTTGTTTCCAACCCTAATCACAGGGATTTTTCCAGTAAACGGTCACTGAAACAGTGTTTTCAAATGGTACAGTgactttttcactttttttgttattttgctaGACCTCTTTGCCATCGAATAGTCTTTCAAGTTTGACATTTTTGGCTCCAAAAATACAGAACAAGAAATTTAGGTTTTATGATTACTTAAAAGACCTTAGTTCAAACTATTTAGCTAGGACTTCCTTAATTGAGTTGTGATGCAAAGACCAAGGTGTTCAAGATCACTTGACCAAAAGGACTATTCAGGGAGGTGACAAGGCTCAAGCACAGTGGTAAAAGACTGATACTCAATTATGTAATCACAAGTGGCAATCTATGGACTCCAAGTTGATGCCTTCATTTCATCCTTTGATCCTTATAATACATTTTATTCAGTTTGGGAAAAGGCCCACACTTTATACACTaataaaatctcattttatgatgttatatcAAGGGTGACAAACTTAAAAGAAACATGAATTGGATGTCTAAGCACTTCGGACAGGTACAAGCAATCATGGAGTAATTTGATTACTAACTTTTAGTCTTTTACAGAATGTTTCATCCTAACCAAAGTGGAACTCTGAAGGAAGatctaaaaaattatgtctTAGAAACAAGGAAAAGTTAGTGTTGACTCTCCAAAATAAGAGAAACTTGAAACCTTGAGCCATAATATTGACTTTTTGTTAGATATTATCtgatcaactcaaagatttataCCTTAAATGATAAATCCACATTTAACATCTACATTTACCACTGACTGTGAGCTGTTTCCTGCATCTAACTAAAGTCCTCAGATAGAGTTCAAATAAATCTACTTCGGAGGTGATTTCACTTTTGCAGAACAGTTGAAAAGAGCTCTTTTTGAAACACATGAGTATAGTTTAAAGCTTATAATTAGTTGAAGGTCAATGTTCAGTGTGTCCTTTTCACCCCATCATATCTTCAATTCCCACAATAACCATCAAGTCTAGCAGAGAGAATTTATACCCACAACTTTGTACTTCCATCTTAGATTACCTTTCTTGAGCCAGAAGATACCCTTCTATTTTGTATGTTTCTCAACCCCCTCCCTGATCAAGTCTGGATTATTTACTTCCGTTGATCAATTAAGGAATAATTTcgttaataaaaggaaaaaactcCCATATACaagtagaatacaaaaaaaagagaTCTGAACAAATAAGAATCTCATGGGTGCACCAAAGAAACATGAGGGATAGAGGGCCATTCTTCAAATATACAAAATGATATTTAATTCCTTCAAAAGTTCTTGTATTTCTTTCTCTCCACACTAAACACATAAGAGCAAATGGAGCAATGTCCCAAGCCCATCTTCTCTTCCGTCTTCCCTTCTTGTCGTAAAGCAGAATCTAGTAATTACGGTATCGGTCCTTACCAAGTagaaattcttcaaaatcaatataacaataactacctccaaaaatatcatgaaaaggAAATAATAATGTAGAAGCGTAAAAAGATATATACAGCATAATAAGCCAAGACAATAAGAAGATTGATTAAAGATAAAGGTTGATGTAATTGAAACTAGATataattcttcatatttttgGTAAAACTAAAGCAATATCTAAGTTTGTGTGACGAACATCCAAACCAACAAACAAAGCATAAAATTTTGTAAGAAACATACACATAGCATATCAGATAAAGGCTACTCAAATTGGCCCTGCCATGAGAAATTAGAGAGAAACCAAGTAAGAAGCTTGATTAATCCCTCAAGTTTGGTTTGGATTTTATTGCAACTTCTTTAACAATATAGTAAGTGTATAATCACGAAATCTAGTCATAATCAAATTCCTAATGAAATTAATTCTAATCATTGTAAATCTTACCTCAAGTTGGAGCTTACATAATCTTGATACAAATACTCGACTCGAGGTCTTCCTAAGCTTATCATTCTGTCTGAAAAAGTTGGTGGCTATGCATCTGGACTCAATCTATAATGCCCCACATGCATTTAGGTAATTTTAAACTCATGCCATGCTTTAAAACATGCCAATTGAGTGATACTTTGTGATGGTAATTAATTATGATGTTTGAATATTGATGTAGGTGTCGATTTGTAACAAGTGAGGTAGAGGTAAGTAGACATAGCAAAAAGGAACTAAAATGTCACAACCCAAGGCCATATACGAGCGGATTTATGACTCATGCTACGCAAGATCCAGCCCCAAAAGCGCGCATACCAGGTGAACTTGAACTATGCCTTATAAAGCTCTTTATTTTCCTCTCCCATTTCGATATGAGATTCGCCTAAGGTGTTATGTGCACCTCATCTTCAGAAATTTACCAACCTAGAAGCTTGCTAGGCCCACACTCATCAGTCCGCCCATTGTCAAGGGGCTCACatataaatttagaagtttGACTGGCTATGGTGGGTCGCCATGGTGTGCCCACCACGTGAAAGGGGCATAACTCAATCTATTAGTTCTTTGTTATTGTAAGCAAAAAAGTAAAGCATTTTCTTACCCTCTTTGCGAAATCAAGCTTCTTAGTGGAGTCCCGAAAAGTATGGTCCAAATTTTCAGAGAACTTCACCTCTTTGCCTTTTTGCAGTAGCTCCTCAAACTCATCAACCTTGGTTTGCAATTTAGCATGTTCTAAGATGCACCTAGATTGGAGTTCAGATTCTTGGTTGTCAAGGGCCTAAAAGAATCAAGAGCAAAAGTTGGTCAAATGCATTTAATCATGGCAGAAGGACATCAAAGAAGAAGGCTTCATGAGACAAGATAATCTTTTAAAgtgagatttaaaaaaaaaagctacCAAGATATTGAGTATAAATAACAGAAGAAAGATGATGAAACATCGAGAAAAGGATATTGAGCTCAATAGAATTGCatgtaatctttttatttttaagatttaaaatctGACAAGGTTGAGAGATTGCTAAAGCAACAAATGATGCTCGTCTACAAGATTGCAAAACGCAGCACATATCAGgttaaatattttatgccaaGAAAAGGATTTCACCCAAAAATATAGAAACAATTTTAACAGTCTAAACTTAATCATCCACAAGAACCAGAATGCAACAATATGATTTTGTTGCGAAACAAATACAGgaaatgaaaactattataCAAGGCACGTCGCAAGCGTAGATAGGATTACAGTCAACTGTCGAGTCAGTGAACGCCAGTCAGACCAAAGACTTGTTGGACCCGCCTTATTCGCACCAAACATCAGGAGTCTGGAAGAATCCATCCGGGGAGGTTCAAAGTGCCCGTACAGTATATAACCCAAACAACGGTCAGATTCCAAGATATCTGGTTTTCCATTTAATGGCAATGAACTTAGCCATGTAACGGCTGAAATGAGCATGAATCATGAAGCAATCACCACTGGCCTACCTTTTAAACTCCGCCACTCTTCCCCACCATTTGAATTCACCGGAATACAAATGTTACTTTCGTCTTTTATAGGTTATCTAAATTTGGCTAAtgtctttgttatttttcatatcattattCCAATTAAATTCACATTAGGAagatttacaataattttataaataaattttaggtTAAACGATGAAAGGTTTTTTACCGCTGTTTGTAGCGAAAAACTATTTCGAACACACAAGAGTTCACTAAACCCATCAAAAACTAAGTACAAGTAATGTAAAATCTATTACCGAAAGAGACACAACTTCAGCACCTACCTTGGACGTTTCCAGAAGCCATAATATCTTCTGCGCAGTGGAATCACCgtcaattttttcttctatttgctTTATTTCACTCAGCAAATCATCTTTTTTCTGATTCAAAGCAAATAAGGATTAATAAATGCTGATTCATGGAGATGAGATGACCGAATTCAAATATGTCCAGTTGATTCTGCAATTCTAATAGCTTCTTACCAGTTCTTCCATTATTATTCATGAACGATCGATTCCTCCTGCAACTTCCCGACAAACAATTGGAGTTATATgggctttttttttaaaagggaaaatggtTAAAAAATAACCTCAACTTTtgatttattgattaattttattttgggtAAATCAcgctatatttaaaaaatat
Proteins encoded in this region:
- the LOC101248680 gene encoding uncharacterized protein isoform X11, coding for MEELKKDDLLSEIKQIEEKIDGDSTAQKILWLLETSKALDNQESELQSRCILEHAKLQTKVDEFEELLQKGKEVKFSENLDHTFRDSTKKLDFAKRELAAKLRSTLSFKRQLDDVPSQAELIQYELRLSELYTHIQGKDRQTRKYYATYNTLLGIKELMLKETSLLNSIRSQFKDALTSPAGRKKLIDSMEGIMHGTQQVECARNEILRMQTSKERLAS
- the LOC101248680 gene encoding uncharacterized protein isoform X7 encodes the protein MEELKKDDLLSEIKQIEEKIDGDSTAQKILWLLETSKALDNQESELQSRCILEHAKLQTKVDEFEELLQKGKEVKFSENLDHTFRDSTKKLDFAKRELAAKLRSTLSFKRQLDDVPSQAELIQYELRLSELYTHIQGKDRQTRKYYATYNTLLGIKELMLKETSLLNSIRSQFKDALTSPAGRKKLIDSMEGIMHGTQQKLEKVQIALQSERKAHEALKGQYAAIVSEQRHYNSILEAFQVECARNEILRMQTSKERLAS
- the LOC101248680 gene encoding uncharacterized protein isoform X6; the protein is MEELKKDDLLSEIKQIEEKIDGDSTAQKILWLLETSKALDNQESELQSRCILEHAKLQTKVDEFEELLQKGKEVKFSENLDHTFRDSTKKLDFAKRELAAKLRSTLSFKRQLDDVPSQAELIQYELRLSELYTHIQGKDRQTRKYYATYNTLLGIKELMLKETSLLNSIRSQFKDALTSPAGRKKLIDSMEGIMHGTQQKLEKVQIALQSERKAHEALKGQYAAIVSEQRHYNSILEAFQGKQTKLSFQANQVRRANQKLQLIHTDVCGPMKTDSLSGGMC
- the LOC101248680 gene encoding uncharacterized protein isoform X1 yields the protein MLISAVTWLSSLPLNGKPDILESDRCLGYILYGHFEPPRMDSSRLLMFGANKAGPTSLWSDWRSLTRQLTALDNQESELQSRCILEHAKLQTKVDEFEELLQKGKEVKFSENLDHTFRDSTKKLDFAKRELAAKLRSTLSFKRQLDDVPSQAELIQYELRLSELYTHIQGKDRQTRKYYATYNTLLGIKELMLKETSLLNSIRSQFKDALTSPAGRKKLIDSMEGIMHGTQQKLEKVQIALQSERKAHEALKGQYAAIVSEQRHYNSILEAFQSSMRTLQLFLMTRETCSCYPLSAHKVECARNEILRMQTSKERLAS